One genomic window of Candidatus Pseudobacter hemicellulosilyticus includes the following:
- a CDS encoding response regulator, whose protein sequence is MEEMGPLLKTAKPIILLVDDSEDILEYLSHDFSKKYHTYTAKDGLEAFSLLQYEFVQLVVSDVMMPKMDGFELCEKIKSTPELSHIPVILLTAKNTLQSKIQGLKLGADAYVEKPFSLDYLYVQIDNLLENRLKLKECYARYPLLHLNSIAISKDDELFWKQLTETIVANMRDTELDVERIAVLMNMSKSTLYRRIKTISGMSPSDVINLTRLKKSADMINAGNFRINELASEVGYNYPAQFRRNFQKQYNMSPADYIEKVKNVMNMNARTV, encoded by the coding sequence AAATGGGTCCATTGCTGAAAACAGCGAAGCCTATCATCTTACTGGTGGACGATAGTGAGGATATCCTGGAATACCTTTCCCACGATTTCAGTAAAAAATACCATACTTATACAGCAAAAGACGGTCTGGAAGCCTTTAGCCTGCTGCAATATGAATTTGTGCAGCTGGTGGTAAGCGATGTGATGATGCCCAAAATGGATGGGTTTGAACTGTGTGAGAAGATCAAGTCCACACCTGAGCTCAGCCATATCCCCGTTATTCTTTTAACAGCTAAAAATACGTTGCAGTCAAAGATCCAGGGCCTTAAACTGGGTGCTGACGCATACGTGGAAAAGCCATTTTCCCTGGATTATCTCTATGTGCAGATCGACAACCTGCTGGAGAACCGGCTGAAGCTGAAAGAATGTTATGCCCGGTATCCCTTGCTGCACCTGAACAGCATCGCCATTTCCAAGGACGACGAATTATTCTGGAAGCAGCTGACGGAAACCATTGTGGCCAATATGCGGGATACGGAGCTGGATGTGGAGCGGATTGCCGTACTGATGAACATGAGCAAGTCTACCCTGTACCGCCGCATAAAGACCATCTCGGGTATGTCGCCCAGCGATGTGATCAACCTGACCAGGCTGAAAAAATCAGCGGATATGATCAATGCCGGAAATTTCCGGATCAATGAGCTGGCTTCAGAAGTAGGCTACAATTACCCCGCCCAGTTCCGCCGTAATTTCCAGAAGCAATACAATATGTCTCCCGCCGATTATATTGAAAAGGTCAAGAACGTCATGAATATGAATGCCCGGACGGTGTAA